In Halorubrum sp. BV1, the following proteins share a genomic window:
- a CDS encoding zinc ribbon domain-containing protein gives MSKITFRADDDLVERLEACDASKSEVMREALRTHLGDGDSASDASDATLDAAVADRIDDLIADRLDAALDDRLGGSGDRAYTPGNAGEINVNVTLDANGAEDGDARVTREAATDAESETRKTPADTDVQTRENVCGGCGENVPSDHVYCPNCGEKQSHRAFCECGDELRTDWAFCPGCGRRTPAADVLNDR, from the coding sequence ATGAGCAAGATCACCTTCCGGGCCGACGACGACCTCGTCGAGCGGCTGGAAGCGTGTGACGCCTCTAAGAGCGAGGTGATGCGCGAGGCCCTCCGGACGCACCTCGGAGACGGGGACTCCGCGTCCGACGCGTCTGACGCCACGCTGGACGCCGCGGTGGCAGACCGAATCGACGATCTCATCGCCGACCGACTCGACGCCGCGTTAGACGACCGGCTCGGCGGGTCGGGTGACCGCGCGTATACGCCTGGAAACGCCGGTGAGATCAACGTAAACGTCACACTCGACGCCAACGGTGCCGAAGACGGCGATGCGCGTGTGACACGGGAGGCCGCGACAGACGCCGAGTCGGAAACGCGTAAGACGCCGGCCGATACCGACGTGCAAACGCGAGAAAACGTCTGTGGCGGATGTGGCGAAAACGTCCCCTCTGACCACGTTTACTGCCCGAACTGCGGCGAAAAGCAGTCGCACCGAGCGTTCTGTGAGTGCGGTGACGAACTCCGAACAGACTGGGCGTTTTGCCCCGGTTGCGGTCGTCGGACCCCCGCAGCGGACGTGTTGAACGACCGGTAA
- a CDS encoding ribbon-helix-helix domain-containing protein, whose translation MERVTLRIPKQQIDEVEQMVETGEFPNRSEAIRSAVRDMLNEQDGEHEERSRNRNWAKV comes from the coding sequence ATGGAGCGTGTGACACTACGAATCCCGAAACAGCAGATAGACGAGGTCGAACAGATGGTCGAGACGGGGGAGTTCCCGAATCGGAGCGAGGCGATCCGCTCTGCCGTTCGCGACATGCTGAACGAACAGGACGGCGAGCACGAAGAGCGCAGCCGCAACCGCAACTGGGCAAAGGTGTAA
- the ftsZ gene encoding cell division protein FtsZ, with product MQDLVQEALDNAEAEKREMDASMDDDEFGDPRIVIVGAGGAGNNTINRLYNIGVDGADTVAINTDKQHLKMIEADTKILVGKSLTQGLGAGGDPKMGERATEMAQGTIKEVLGDADLVFVTAGMGGGTGTGAAPVVSKIAKDQGAIVVGMVSTPFNVERARTVKAEEGLEDLRNEADSIIVLDNNRLLDYVPNLPIGKAFSVMDQIIAETVKGISETITQPSLINLDYADMSTIMNQGGVAVMLVGETQDKNKTQEVVNDAMNHPLLDVDYRGASGGLVHITGGPDLTLKEAEGIANNITERLEASANVIWGARIQDEYKGKVRVMAIMTGVQSAQVLGPSTQKQADKSRAAVNSEDLGDSRSRAAEASGTAGGAATSGGERGAWESDGGSDPVEKNNGLDVIR from the coding sequence ATGCAAGATCTTGTTCAAGAGGCCCTCGACAACGCGGAAGCGGAGAAGCGCGAGATGGACGCCAGCATGGACGACGACGAGTTCGGCGACCCCCGAATCGTCATCGTCGGTGCCGGCGGTGCCGGAAACAACACGATCAATCGCCTGTACAACATCGGCGTCGACGGCGCTGACACGGTCGCGATCAACACCGACAAACAGCACCTCAAGATGATCGAAGCCGACACCAAGATCCTCGTGGGCAAGTCGCTCACGCAGGGGCTCGGTGCCGGCGGCGACCCCAAGATGGGCGAGCGCGCGACCGAGATGGCCCAAGGGACGATCAAAGAGGTGCTCGGCGACGCCGACCTCGTCTTCGTCACGGCCGGGATGGGCGGCGGCACGGGGACCGGCGCGGCCCCCGTCGTCTCGAAGATCGCGAAAGACCAGGGCGCTATCGTCGTCGGGATGGTGTCGACGCCGTTCAACGTCGAGCGCGCTCGCACGGTGAAAGCCGAGGAGGGGTTAGAGGACCTCCGCAACGAGGCCGACTCGATCATCGTCCTCGATAACAACCGGCTTCTCGATTACGTCCCCAACCTGCCGATCGGAAAGGCGTTCTCGGTGATGGATCAGATCATCGCCGAGACCGTGAAGGGCATCTCGGAGACGATCACCCAGCCCTCGCTCATCAACCTCGACTACGCCGACATGTCCACCATCATGAACCAGGGTGGGGTGGCGGTCATGCTGGTCGGCGAGACTCAAGACAAAAACAAGACCCAAGAGGTGGTCAACGACGCGATGAACCACCCGCTCTTGGACGTGGACTACCGTGGCGCGAGCGGCGGACTCGTCCACATCACGGGCGGTCCGGATCTGACACTGAAGGAGGCCGAGGGGATCGCGAACAACATTACCGAACGTCTGGAGGCGAGCGCCAACGTCATCTGGGGCGCGCGCATCCAAGACGAGTACAAGGGGAAGGTGCGCGTCATGGCGATCATGACGGGCGTTCAGAGCGCGCAGGTGCTCGGCCCCTCCACGCAAAAGCAGGCCGACAAGTCCCGTGCCGCGGTCAACAGCGAGGACCTCGGCGACTCGCGCTCCCGTGCGGCGGAGGCGAGCGGGACCGCGGGCGGCGCAGCCACCTCCGGCGGCGAACGCGGCGCGTGGGAGTCCGACGGCGGCAGCGACCCCGTCGAAAAGAACAACGGCCTCGACGTCATCCGCTGA
- a CDS encoding zinc-binding alcohol dehydrogenase yields the protein MTDAALAFTGPKTVEIREADVGEPAAGELRVDTRASAISAGTELLVYRDQTPSDVPVDETLDALDGEFSYPLRYGYAASGVVDAVGADVDSDWIGRSVFGFVPHQTRFVAEPDDVVTLPAGTPPAVGALLPSVETATNLVLDAAPRLGERVVVFGAGVIGLCVTRLLASFPLSSLVVVDPVERRRGLAAAMGADRTERPETVDDAVGDADLALELSGQPDTLDDAIGAVGYDARIVVGSWYGAKRAPIDLGGRFHRDRIDLISSQVSTISPSLRGRWDRDRRFDEALGWLDRIDADELITHRIPFERAPEAYELLDSEATDAVQVILAYGES from the coding sequence ATGACGGACGCCGCGCTCGCGTTCACGGGACCGAAGACGGTCGAGATCCGCGAGGCCGACGTCGGAGAGCCGGCCGCCGGCGAGCTCCGGGTTGACACGCGCGCGTCGGCGATAAGCGCCGGCACGGAGCTGCTCGTCTACCGGGACCAGACGCCGTCTGACGTGCCCGTCGACGAGACGCTCGACGCGCTCGACGGGGAGTTCTCGTATCCGCTCCGATACGGTTACGCCGCGAGCGGCGTCGTCGACGCGGTCGGTGCGGACGTCGATTCGGACTGGATCGGCCGGTCGGTGTTCGGGTTCGTCCCGCACCAGACGCGGTTCGTGGCCGAACCCGACGACGTGGTCACGCTCCCCGCCGGAACCCCGCCCGCGGTCGGCGCGCTCCTCCCGTCCGTCGAGACGGCGACGAACCTCGTCCTCGATGCGGCCCCGCGGCTCGGCGAGCGCGTCGTCGTCTTCGGAGCCGGCGTCATCGGCCTCTGTGTCACCCGGCTGCTCGCGTCGTTTCCGCTCTCCTCGCTCGTCGTCGTCGATCCCGTCGAGCGCCGGCGCGGTCTCGCCGCCGCGATGGGTGCAGACCGGACAGAGAGGCCAGAAACCGTCGATGACGCCGTCGGCGACGCGGACCTCGCGCTCGAACTGTCCGGACAGCCGGATACGCTCGACGACGCGATCGGTGCCGTCGGCTACGACGCGCGGATCGTCGTCGGCTCGTGGTACGGCGCGAAGCGCGCACCGATCGACCTCGGCGGGCGGTTCCACCGCGACCGGATCGACCTGATCTCCAGTCAGGTGTCGACTATCAGCCCGTCGCTGCGGGGACGGTGGGACCGCGACCGCCGGTTCGACGAGGCGCTCGGCTGGCTCGACCGGATCGACGCCGACGAGCTGATCACGCATCGGATCCCCTTCGAGCGCGCGCCGGAGGCATACGAGCTTCTCGACTCCGAGGCGACCGACGCGGTGCAAGTCATCTTGGCGTACGGCGAGTCGTGA
- a CDS encoding CDP-alcohol phosphatidyltransferase family protein, with protein MLPALAGVALAVGLSTALPVTETGRLGVSPTTVAGLCLAGQLWYVAFALGGVDATGAPAGEPTDGSTARGDGPRLFGLANGVTLVRGALYATVAGLVVASPDANVAWIAAVGYGVGVLLDGLDGRVARTIGSETEIGKRLDMAYDTFGFVAAPLVAVVWGVLPVWYLSLSAARYAFRGAVGLRRARGRPVFDLPDSDLGKYLAGVQMVFLTAALVPAAPTALVRTAAPVVLTPSLAVFARDYLVVSGRVSRHAATLGDPE; from the coding sequence ATGCTCCCGGCGCTGGCCGGCGTCGCGCTCGCGGTCGGGCTGTCGACGGCGCTCCCGGTGACTGAGACGGGGCGGCTGGGCGTCTCGCCGACGACCGTCGCCGGCCTCTGTCTGGCGGGCCAGCTCTGGTACGTCGCGTTCGCACTCGGCGGCGTCGACGCGACCGGGGCACCCGCGGGCGAGCCGACAGACGGGTCGACAGCACGCGGTGACGGCCCTCGCCTTTTCGGCCTCGCGAACGGTGTGACGCTCGTCCGCGGCGCGCTCTACGCCACCGTCGCCGGCCTCGTCGTCGCGTCCCCGGACGCGAACGTCGCGTGGATCGCGGCGGTGGGGTATGGCGTCGGCGTCCTCCTCGACGGACTCGACGGGCGCGTCGCGCGAACGATCGGCAGCGAGACAGAGATCGGGAAACGGCTCGATATGGCGTACGACACGTTCGGGTTCGTCGCGGCACCCCTCGTCGCGGTCGTCTGGGGCGTCCTCCCCGTCTGGTATCTTTCGCTTTCCGCCGCGCGCTACGCCTTCCGGGGAGCCGTCGGGCTGCGTCGCGCTCGCGGTCGCCCGGTCTTCGACCTCCCCGACAGCGATCTCGGCAAGTACCTCGCGGGCGTCCAGATGGTCTTTCTCACCGCCGCGCTCGTCCCCGCCGCGCCGACCGCACTCGTCCGGACCGCCGCGCCGGTCGTCCTCACGCCCTCGCTCGCCGTGTTCGCTCGCGACTATCTCGTCGTCAGCGGACGGGTGTCGCGCCACGCCGCGACTCTCGGCGACCCGGAGTAG
- a CDS encoding aldo/keto reductase, with the protein MNCLFVGAGAIAEEYAAGLSESDLSLAGVVDLDADRAAALATAYGDRRDADDAAVPAFTDLDDALSAVDAPLVVNLTSHAAHASVTRTALAADRHVYSQKPLALDADEAGDLLALARRRGLALGCAPDTPRAPSQRRAGRLLADGRLGPVQLGYAHAHVGRVTDWHDRPDSFLAIGPLYDGAVYPLTLLVSWFGPVDRVRVADALDVWPEREERSPSVPSHVEATLSFAAGPTVRLTASFYAPHRAREFYGLELHGDDGSLYLTGTGAMSTARDDVQFGRIGREYVSAPPQHPETPYAYVDAVERLAASVVVGDPSRETGRRGAHVVAVCNAIETAADEGGPVLVSDRGATADPPAAPVVSPPREDESACGGDGASALRLPPIGFGCSRYRDGEYVDRAGSIATALDSGYRLLDTAELYGNEHRIGDALAAPGAPDRERVFLLGKPWRTNHRREHMLAAAEGSLADLGVDAFDCYALHWPGALAHTGDLRRLAELPPDRQEALAFPEDDAGGPDTADVSLAEAWRNLEAVRERGLARTIGICNVSVDQLETVLETGTIAPALVQVERHPYLPRDDLVSLCHDRGIRVIAHSPLSAPGLLDEPALAAIGADRDLSPAGVVLAWNVSRGVVPIPSSTTDAHLVDNLAAAAERLTPDELARVDALRDPEFDPRGA; encoded by the coding sequence GTGAACTGCCTGTTCGTGGGTGCGGGGGCGATCGCCGAGGAGTACGCCGCGGGGCTGTCCGAGAGCGACCTCTCGCTCGCGGGCGTCGTCGACCTCGACGCCGACCGCGCCGCCGCGCTCGCTACCGCGTACGGTGACCGCCGCGACGCCGACGACGCGGCCGTCCCCGCCTTCACCGACCTCGACGACGCGCTGTCGGCGGTCGACGCGCCGCTCGTGGTGAACCTGACGAGCCACGCCGCGCACGCGTCCGTGACGCGGACCGCGCTCGCGGCCGACCGTCACGTCTACTCGCAGAAGCCGCTCGCGCTCGACGCCGACGAGGCCGGCGACCTCCTCGCGCTCGCGCGACGACGCGGACTCGCGCTCGGCTGTGCCCCCGACACGCCGCGAGCGCCGTCCCAGCGGCGGGCGGGGCGGCTGCTCGCCGACGGCCGGCTCGGTCCCGTACAGTTGGGATACGCGCACGCACACGTCGGACGCGTCACCGACTGGCACGATCGTCCCGACTCGTTTCTGGCGATCGGCCCGCTGTACGACGGCGCGGTGTATCCGCTGACGCTTCTCGTCTCGTGGTTCGGTCCCGTCGACCGGGTGCGGGTCGCCGACGCCCTCGACGTCTGGCCCGAGCGGGAGGAGCGCAGCCCGTCGGTACCGAGCCACGTCGAGGCGACGCTGTCGTTCGCGGCCGGGCCGACGGTGCGGCTCACCGCCAGCTTCTACGCGCCTCACCGCGCCCGCGAGTTCTACGGGCTGGAACTGCACGGCGACGACGGCTCGCTGTACCTGACCGGAACCGGCGCGATGTCGACCGCCCGCGACGACGTACAATTCGGGCGAATCGGCCGCGAGTACGTGAGCGCGCCGCCGCAACATCCCGAGACGCCGTACGCGTACGTGGACGCCGTCGAGCGGCTCGCGGCGAGCGTCGTGGTCGGAGACCCCTCTCGCGAGACCGGCCGCCGAGGGGCACACGTCGTCGCCGTCTGCAACGCGATCGAGACCGCGGCCGACGAGGGCGGACCGGTCCTCGTTTCCGACCGCGGCGCGACCGCGGACCCGCCCGCGGCCCCGGTCGTCTCTCCGCCGCGCGAGGATGAGTCTGCGTGCGGAGGCGACGGCGCGAGCGCCCTGCGACTCCCGCCGATCGGATTCGGCTGCTCGCGCTACCGCGACGGCGAGTACGTCGACCGGGCGGGCTCGATCGCGACCGCGCTCGATTCTGGCTACCGCCTGCTCGACACGGCGGAGCTGTACGGCAACGAGCATCGGATCGGCGACGCGCTCGCCGCGCCCGGCGCGCCGGACCGCGAGCGCGTCTTCCTGCTCGGGAAGCCGTGGCGCACGAACCACCGACGCGAGCACATGCTCGCCGCCGCCGAGGGGAGCCTCGCCGACCTTGGGGTCGACGCGTTCGACTGTTACGCGCTCCACTGGCCGGGCGCGCTCGCACACACCGGCGACCTTCGCCGGCTCGCCGAGCTGCCGCCCGATCGCCAGGAGGCGCTCGCGTTTCCGGAGGACGACGCGGGCGGCCCGGACACCGCGGACGTATCGCTCGCCGAGGCGTGGCGGAACCTAGAGGCCGTCCGCGAGCGCGGGCTGGCTCGGACGATCGGCATCTGTAACGTCTCCGTTGACCAGCTCGAAACGGTGCTTGAGACGGGGACGATCGCTCCGGCGCTCGTGCAGGTCGAGCGCCACCCGTATCTCCCCCGAGACGACCTCGTCTCGCTCTGTCACGACCGCGGGATACGGGTGATCGCCCACTCGCCGCTGTCCGCGCCCGGACTCCTCGACGAGCCCGCGCTGGCCGCGATCGGCGCGGACCGCGACCTCTCCCCCGCCGGCGTCGTGCTCGCGTGGAACGTCTCCCGAGGGGTGGTTCCGATTCCCTCAAGCACCACCGACGCGCACCTCGTCGACAACCTCGCGGCGGCGGCAGAACGATTGACGCCGGACGAACTCGCTCGCGTCGATGCACTCCGCGACCCCGAGTTCGATCCGCGCGGGGCGTGA
- a CDS encoding 6-carboxytetrahydropterin synthase has protein sequence MYATTVTTAFVAQHYLTVVDEGPESVPHSHRFEVELTFRGPALNEHDYLVDIDDADAALDGLADRYRDALLNDLPEFEGGNPSVERFARVVFERVTDAVTDDTVRELAVTVWEDDDAAATYDAPV, from the coding sequence ATGTACGCGACGACGGTCACGACGGCGTTCGTGGCCCAGCATTACCTCACGGTCGTCGACGAGGGTCCCGAGAGCGTTCCACACTCGCACCGGTTCGAGGTGGAACTCACGTTCCGCGGCCCCGCGTTGAACGAGCACGACTACCTCGTCGATATCGACGACGCCGACGCCGCGCTCGACGGGCTCGCCGACCGCTACCGCGACGCGCTGCTCAACGACCTCCCGGAGTTCGAGGGGGGAAATCCGAGCGTCGAGCGCTTCGCCCGCGTCGTCTTCGAGCGCGTGACCGACGCCGTGACCGACGACACCGTGCGCGAGCTGGCGGTGACCGTGTGGGAGGACGACGACGCCGCGGCGACGTACGACGCGCCCGTATGA
- a CDS encoding glycosyltransferase family 4 protein has translation MKIGLTLYGSLDEQSGGFRYDRKLVEELRRAGDAVEVIELPWRGAAGGAWRAYPRGLLDGVSPRFRDRLRVDVDVMLQDELAHPSLWRHNRALSCPIVGIVHHLRASEPRRLSPLYRAVERRYLDTLDGVVCNSTATREAVTDLGVDPDATVVAPPAGDRFEGPNSLGDSAGGGDGGTLADRIADRAAERSLRVAFVGNLAPRKGLDTLVEGVAAADAEIDLTAVGRSVDESHVRDVRRLVDRRGLTERVRFAGRLSDGELAATLRESHVLAVPSRYEGFGIVYVEGMAFGLPAVASRAGGAEDVVTDGETGLLVDPDDPESVADALDALASDPDRLAEMSRAARRRYERHPDWKETTARVRRLLAAVADGDSPDVAQSPVPEVPT, from the coding sequence ATGAAGATCGGCCTCACGCTGTACGGGAGCCTCGACGAGCAGTCGGGAGGGTTCCGCTACGACCGGAAGCTCGTCGAGGAACTCCGGCGGGCGGGCGACGCCGTCGAGGTGATCGAACTCCCGTGGCGCGGCGCGGCGGGCGGGGCGTGGCGGGCGTATCCGCGCGGCCTGCTTGACGGCGTCTCTCCGCGGTTCCGGGACCGACTCCGCGTCGACGTCGACGTCATGCTGCAAGACGAGTTGGCGCATCCGTCGCTGTGGCGGCACAACCGCGCCCTGTCGTGCCCGATCGTAGGAATCGTTCACCACCTTCGCGCCAGCGAACCGCGTCGGCTCTCGCCGCTGTACCGGGCCGTCGAGCGGCGGTACCTCGACACGCTCGACGGCGTCGTCTGCAACAGCACAGCCACTCGCGAGGCGGTGACGGACCTCGGCGTCGACCCGGACGCCACGGTGGTCGCGCCGCCAGCGGGCGACCGGTTCGAGGGGCCGAACAGTCTCGGCGATTCCGCCGGCGGCGGCGACGGAGGGACACTCGCAGATCGGATCGCCGACCGCGCGGCCGAGCGCTCCCTCCGGGTCGCGTTCGTCGGTAATCTCGCGCCGCGGAAGGGGCTCGACACGCTGGTCGAGGGGGTCGCCGCCGCGGACGCCGAGATCGACCTCACCGCCGTCGGTCGGTCGGTCGACGAGTCCCACGTCCGCGACGTGAGGCGGCTCGTCGACCGACGGGGGCTCACAGAGCGCGTGCGGTTCGCCGGACGGCTCTCCGACGGCGAGCTCGCGGCGACGCTCCGGGAGAGTCACGTCCTCGCCGTCCCCTCCCGCTACGAGGGGTTCGGCATCGTCTACGTGGAGGGGATGGCGTTCGGGTTGCCGGCCGTCGCCTCGCGCGCCGGCGGCGCGGAAGACGTCGTCACGGACGGAGAGACGGGACTCCTCGTCGACCCCGACGATCCCGAGTCGGTCGCCGACGCGCTCGACGCGCTCGCGAGCGACCCGGACCGACTCGCCGAGATGAGTCGAGCCGCCAGACGGCGGTACGAACGGCATCCCGACTGGAAAGAGACGACGGCGCGAGTCCGACGGCTCCTCGCGGCCGTCGCCGACGGGGACTCACCGGATGTAGCGCAGTCTCCAGTTCCGGAGGTGCCGACGTGA
- a CDS encoding TIGR00269 family protein, with translation MECDKCGADAIHHAAYSGAHLCGEHLRRSVEKRVKRRVREDGLLDPDATPDDPDRWVIGLSGGKDSVALTQILDDVFGQDPRVEMLALTIHEGIEGYRDASLDACVELADDLSLRHEVVSYEAEFGVQMDDVVESDPENMAACAYCGVFRRDLLETYAAEFAADKLLTGHNLDDEAQTAMMNFLEGDVRQVAKHFDASLGPFDEREGTDEFVPRAKPLRDVPEKEIALYCHVRDLPTHMAECPHAEEAYRGEIQSTIHELEENHPGARHSIMAGYEELSALAAEAYRGSGEGESTGDAERDAADDSAGVSSPDISECERCGSKTSRDVCRKCRLLASIEAAT, from the coding sequence ATGGAGTGTGACAAGTGCGGGGCGGACGCGATCCACCACGCCGCCTACTCCGGGGCGCATCTCTGTGGCGAGCACCTCCGCCGGTCGGTCGAAAAGCGCGTGAAACGCCGGGTCCGCGAGGACGGACTGCTCGATCCGGACGCCACGCCGGACGACCCCGACCGGTGGGTGATCGGCCTCTCGGGCGGGAAAGACAGCGTCGCGCTCACACAGATCCTAGACGACGTGTTCGGGCAGGATCCGCGCGTCGAGATGCTGGCGCTGACGATCCACGAAGGGATCGAGGGGTACCGTGACGCCAGCCTCGACGCCTGCGTCGAACTCGCCGACGACCTCTCGCTGCGTCACGAGGTGGTCTCCTACGAGGCGGAGTTCGGCGTCCAGATGGACGACGTCGTCGAGTCGGACCCGGAGAACATGGCCGCCTGCGCGTACTGCGGCGTGTTCCGCCGCGACCTGCTCGAAACCTACGCCGCCGAGTTCGCCGCCGACAAGCTGCTCACCGGCCACAACCTCGACGACGAGGCTCAGACGGCGATGATGAACTTTTTGGAGGGCGACGTCCGGCAGGTGGCGAAACACTTCGACGCCTCGCTCGGCCCGTTCGACGAGCGCGAGGGGACAGACGAGTTCGTCCCGCGCGCCAAACCGCTGCGCGACGTGCCGGAAAAGGAGATCGCCCTCTACTGTCACGTCCGCGACCTCCCGACGCACATGGCGGAGTGTCCCCACGCCGAGGAGGCGTACCGCGGCGAGATCCAGTCGACGATCCACGAGTTAGAGGAGAACCACCCCGGCGCGCGCCACTCGATCATGGCGGGCTACGAGGAGCTGTCGGCGCTCGCAGCCGAGGCCTATCGCGGAAGCGGGGAGGGAGAGTCGACCGGCGACGCCGAACGCGACGCGGCCGACGACTCGGCCGGCGTCTCTTCTCCCGACATCTCCGAGTGCGAGCGCTGCGGCTCGAAGACGAGCCGAGACGTGTGTCGGAAGTGTCGGCTGCTGGCGTCGATCGAGGCGGCGACCTGA
- a CDS encoding response regulator: protein MTVPSHRVLCVDDEPGLAALVAAYLERDDAVDYEAVAETDPTVALDRIESEPFDCVVSDYDMPGYTGVELLSAARESRPDLSFLLFSSKDPDAIAAEMIRAGVSDYVHKRGGVDGYTALLRRVEHALDGETGQFDADGAANPAEGTRPVTDVAFDGVCTVGPDGTFEFVDERYGALYGYDPDDLVGERWQRLHPDEEVEHIRTHILPAVAEGERWTGTSTGLRADGTTFAESKMVTTTSDERLVIAASAVDDVVGVPHPSDD, encoded by the coding sequence ATGACCGTCCCGTCCCACCGAGTACTCTGTGTGGACGACGAGCCGGGGCTCGCCGCACTCGTCGCGGCGTACCTCGAACGCGACGACGCGGTCGACTACGAGGCGGTCGCAGAGACCGATCCGACGGTCGCTCTCGACCGGATCGAGTCGGAGCCGTTCGACTGCGTCGTCAGCGACTACGACATGCCCGGATACACCGGGGTCGAACTGCTCTCGGCGGCCAGAGAGAGTCGTCCAGACCTCTCGTTTCTGCTGTTCTCCTCGAAGGACCCGGACGCGATCGCAGCCGAGATGATCCGCGCGGGCGTCAGCGACTACGTTCACAAGCGCGGCGGCGTCGACGGGTACACCGCGCTGTTGCGCCGGGTCGAACACGCGCTCGACGGCGAGACCGGACAGTTCGATGCGGACGGCGCGGCGAACCCGGCCGAGGGGACGCGTCCGGTGACCGACGTCGCGTTCGACGGCGTCTGCACGGTGGGGCCGGACGGAACGTTCGAGTTCGTCGACGAGCGGTACGGTGCGCTGTACGGCTACGACCCGGACGATCTCGTCGGCGAGCGCTGGCAGCGGCTACATCCGGACGAGGAGGTCGAACACATCCGCACCCACATCCTCCCGGCCGTCGCGGAGGGCGAGCGGTGGACCGGGACGAGCACCGGCCTCCGCGCCGACGGGACGACGTTCGCAGAGTCGAAGATGGTGACTACGACGAGCGACGAGCGGCTCGTGATCGCCGCCTCGGCGGTCGACGACGTCGTCGGCGTCCCTCATCCGAGCGACGACTGA
- a CDS encoding alpha/beta fold hydrolase, with amino-acid sequence MKLRNLAGGLLLGTGALAALNTGLRYEGELESPLDGDDGTFRWRGMNVAYTEAGDPDDPDLILLHGVNAAGSSGEWRAVFDELAADYHVVAPDFPGFGRSDRPPLRYSAALYEDFVRDFLADFEDPAVVASSLSAAYAARAVDAADPTTDASVRGFVGVCPTTVAGPSPPKSWLRELLRSPVLGDALFNLIVSKPSIRYFNADHGYDDPTNPSEEWTDYEWRTSHVENARFAPASFVAGYLNSDLDLAAAFAAMETPPTIVWGREAEVSPLADGRELADAADARLVVFDRAKLLPHVEHPDRFVETVEEALVAGAAV; translated from the coding sequence ATGAAACTCAGGAACCTCGCCGGCGGCCTCCTCCTCGGTACCGGCGCGCTCGCCGCGCTCAACACCGGCCTCCGCTACGAGGGCGAACTGGAATCTCCGCTCGACGGCGACGATGGAACGTTCCGCTGGCGCGGGATGAACGTGGCCTACACCGAGGCCGGCGACCCCGACGACCCCGACCTGATACTGCTCCACGGCGTCAACGCCGCCGGATCGTCGGGCGAGTGGCGCGCGGTGTTCGACGAACTCGCGGCCGACTATCACGTCGTGGCCCCTGACTTCCCCGGGTTCGGTCGGTCCGACCGCCCGCCGCTGCGGTACTCCGCGGCGCTGTACGAGGACTTCGTCCGCGACTTCCTCGCCGACTTCGAGGACCCGGCCGTCGTCGCCTCGTCGCTGTCGGCGGCGTACGCGGCGCGCGCGGTCGACGCCGCCGACCCGACAACGGACGCGTCGGTCCGCGGATTCGTCGGCGTCTGTCCGACGACGGTGGCCGGGCCGAGCCCGCCGAAGTCGTGGCTGCGAGAGCTGTTGCGGTCGCCGGTGCTCGGTGACGCCCTGTTCAACCTCATCGTCTCGAAGCCGTCGATCCGCTATTTCAACGCCGATCACGGCTACGACGATCCGACGAATCCGAGCGAGGAGTGGACCGACTACGAGTGGCGGACGAGTCACGTCGAGAACGCCCGGTTCGCGCCCGCGTCGTTCGTCGCCGGCTACCTCAACAGCGACCTCGATCTGGCGGCCGCGTTCGCCGCGATGGAGACGCCGCCGACGATCGTCTGGGGCCGCGAGGCGGAGGTGAGCCCCCTCGCGGACGGACGGGAACTCGCCGACGCCGCGGACGCCCGTCTCGTCGTCTTCGACCGGGCCAAACTGCTCCCGCACGTCGAGCATCCCGACCGGTTCGTCGAGACGGTCGAAGAGGCGCTCGTCGCGGGAGCGGCGGTGTAA